ACACGAAAGAAAACCTTTGGAAGGTAATTCACCATATCAGAGATCACATCTCACTGAAAAAACAAATTGATGATTTACGGGAAGAAGTGGAACGAAAGTACACTTTTGATAAGATAATTAAAGGAAACAGCCCGGCGATTCAGCGAGTATTTAGATTGATGGAAAAAGCCACTTCCAATAACATTACAGTATCTATCACAGGCGAAACAGGCACCGGAAAAGAACTGGTGGCAAAAGCCATTCACTATAACTCTAATCAAAAGAAAAAATCGTTTGTTGCTGTCAATGTAGCGGCTATTCCAAAAGAGTTGATAGAAAGTGAGCTGTTTGGGCACGAAAAAGGAGCATTTACTGGTGCGGTAGCTCGTAGAATAGGCAAGTTTGAAGAAGCCCATAAGGGCACCCTGTTTTTGGACGAAATAGGCGAAATGGACTTGAATATGCAGGCAAAACTGTTACGGGTATTACAAGAGCGGGAGTTGAGTAGAGTAGGGGGCAATGAGTTGGTAAAAATAGATGTAAGACTGATAGTAGCTACCCATAAAAACTTGTTGGAAGAAGTGCAACAAAATAATTTTAGAGAAGATCTGTATTATAGGTTATTAGGTTTACCCATTGTAGTACCCCCATTGCGCGAACGAGGCTCTGATATTATATTATTGGCAAAATACTTTGTAGAACAATTTTGCAAAGAAAACAAGATGCCTCCGCTTAAAATTTCGCCTGAAGTCAATAAAAAACTGTTGCAATACCCTTTCCCTGGCAATATAAGAGAGCTCAAGGCAATGGCAGAACTGGCTGCGGTGATGGCAAACGGTGATACCATTTATCCTGAAGACATCACTTTTAACACTACCCGAAATACGGCCGATTTTTTGCTCAACGAAACCACCCTGAGGGAGTATAATCAAATGATTCTGAGGTATTTTTTGCAAAAATACGATAATAATGTTTTGTTGGTTGCTCAAAAACTGGATATTGGCAAATCTACCATTTATCGTATGATTAAGAATGGGGAAGTTGGTGTAGGATGATCCCATCTTGGGAAATTTTTGTCTCATTATGGGATAAGAGTGTCAGTGGTTGAGTGGTAATTGCTTGATTTGTAGGTGCTTATTTTCTGTGCATTGTATTAGAAGGTGGAGTGGTATTGACCTTTACTTATTTTCAACACAACCAACATCATTACAATTATGTATATAGCACCTACCTCTATCGAACAAATGCTTCAGCCCATTATTCAACAGTCAGATAAGGATAAATCGAAAACCTGGCTTCTTATGTTTGGTGAGCAAGACTTGCCCGATATTACACAATTGATTCAGGTTTTAAACACTCATCATATTTCTTTTTTTGGGGGCGTATTTCCAGGGGTTGTCTTTCAGGAAAAAAAATACGAGAGAGGACTTGTTGCGGAGCAACTACCCGCCAACATAGATTTGTTATTGGTACAAGAACTTGATTCACCTGATTTTGAAATAGGGTTTTTGCCCAATATTGTTACTTGTAATGATGCATTGAGTGCCTTGGTGCTGGTAGATGGGCTTACTGCCAATATTGCGTCGTTTTTGCGTCGTTTGTATGATATATATGGCGATAATGTAAATTATATGGGAGGAGGGGCAGGATCACTGACACTGGAACAAATGCCTTGTGTATTTAACCAAGAAGGTATTTTTCAGGATGCTGCCATTGTTGCGTTTACTCGGTCGTCAAGTTCACTTGGTATTCGTCATGGTTGGCAAAAAATAGTAGAACCTTTTCTTGCCACCAATACTACCAACAACGTGATAAGCGAACTCAATTGGGGAAACGCCTTTGAGGTATATAGAGATGTGGTAGAAGAAAGTAGTGGCGAGCGCTTATTACAAAACTCGTTTTTTGACATAGCCAAGGGATACCCATTTGGCATTACCAAAGAAGGGTTAGAAGTAGTAGTACGTGATCCTATTATGGTAAATGCCCAAGGTGATCTGGTATGTGTAGGCGAAGTGCCCCAAAATGCTTCACTTGCCATACTGAAAGGCGACAAACAAAACCTAATCAAGGCTGCCAAAGAAGCTGCTGAAGCTTGTGATAACTCCAGGCAAAGCTTGTGTATGGTGTTTGACTGTATATCAAGGGTATTGTTCTTGGAAGATGATTTTGACAAAGAACTTCAGGCGGTAAAAAAGGGATTGGGCAACCCTGCACAATTGTTAGGTGCACTCACCCTGGGTGAAATCTCGTCTTATGGAGATGGGTATATTGAGTTTTTTAATAAAACAATTGTGGTAGGTGCTTTGCATACTTAAAATCGATGGATTTGTTATGATAACGGATCATTAAATAAGTAATGAGTCATACCAACCGTAGGAAGTTTTGTGTAAGCTAATTATGAATTATCTTACGCGGTGCTTAACGCTCGTAATTAGCCAAGGCAGAGCTCCCTGCGGTCAGTTCATAATTCCCAAACGTTTGTAATTAACACCTTTGCTATATATAATTCGGTTATTATGAGTAGCTTAAGTCCACTTGTAGCTTATGGTTAATTGCACCGATACCCAAGACTTTTTACTACTGCTATACATCATCAGGCAATATTAATACAACAACTGCTAAAAAATAAATCGTACCCAATATAATACAATGATTCAAAAAAATGACGTGCTGGACGATATAACCACTTTGTATGAACTATCACTCTCAATAGGTTCATCTTTAAATTTATATGAAAATTGCGAACATTTTTTAACTACCTTGCTGTCGCGTAAAAACCTCGATTTTGCGTCAGTATGGTTAAAAAAGTCATTGATTAAGCCACAGCAAGCAGATGGGCATAACCTAATGACTGTATTTGCTTTACCTGTGTCCAAAAATGGGCAGGAAGAGTTGAGCGCTGACCATTTTTTGCCCGTCAAAACTACCCAATTACCCTATTTCTCTTACCACGTTACTGACAAAGAGTTTACCGATTGTATTCAGGAAAATAACATTGTAAAAGGTGCCTATGCTATTTATCAGCTGGGCAACATCGGTTTTATGAAGCTCTACTCTGCTCGTTGGCAAAAAGCCCTATCAACTACAGAACTGAATAAACTCAAGGCTGTGATTGATAAATTTACTGTATCGCTTGAGGGGTGTTTATCGCACCAACGCTCTATTTATGAGGCAAAGAGCCGTTTGAAAATGGAGAAACAACTTCATGAAAAAGACATGCTCTATAGAACAATGGTAGAAAAGCTTCAGGATGGCTTAATTATTACCACCCCTGAGTCTGATATTATATTTGCCAATCCACGTATGGAGGAACTGTCTGGCTATAAACTGTCAGAAATGTTGCACCGAAAAACGTATGAATTGTTTATAGCCGAAGACAAGCAAGTGCTGCTGAACGAAAAACTTCAGGGCAGACGTGAGGGGCGATCTGATAAATATGAAATAGAACAAGTACGAAAAGATGGTACCTGTTGGCAATCGCTCGTCAATGCCACTCCTTATTATAACGATGCCAACGAAATGATAGGGATTATGGCTTTGGTAACTGATATTACACACCAAAAAAATGCTGAAGCTCGCCTAAAAAAATCAGAGCAAGATCACCGTTTGTTGTTTAACAAAAACCCGCACCCAATGCTGATTTTTGCTACCGACAACTTACAAATACTTGCTGTAAACGACACTATGGTAGAGAAGTATGGCTACACCAAAGAAGACTTTGCTCAAATGAGTCTTAGAGATTTGTGTTGGGCAGAAGACATTCCATGCCTAGAGGCAAACCTGAACCAAGCTAAAGATGTGACTCGAAGCAGGCATTGCCTTAAAGATGGCACTCTCATAAACGTAGACATATCAGGACGCGATATTCTGTATAATAATCAAGCTGCTCGTTTGGTACTTATTCAGGATGTCACCGAAAAACTCAAAGCTGAAAATGAACTTCAGCTTACCTCATCACGGCTGAAAGCTTTGTTACAAAACATGCAAGCAGGTATACTGTTAGAAGATGCTCAACGCAAAGTAGCACTTGCCAATCCAGTGTTTTGCGATATGTTTGATGTGCCCGTGCCTCCCGAAGAACTCAAGGGACTTGATTGTGCTCCTTTTGCCGAGTTGAGCAAAGGGTTCTTTACAAACTCCGATACCTTTATTTCGGTGATCAATGACATACTCACCGCCAGAAATATTGTATTAGGTGAAGAGCTCGAACTGGTAGATGGCAGGGTGTACGAACGTGACTATATTCCTGTATTTAGCAATGAAGAGTACTTGGGGCACTTGTGGCAGTACCGTGACGTAAGCAACAAAAAAAAGGCGCAAAAGGTGTTGATCCAGGCACGCAAAAAAGCTGAAGAATCATCCTTGGCAAAAGAGCGGTTTCTTGCCAACATGAGCCACGAGATACGTACTCCGCTTAACGCCATTATTGGCATGCAACGGTTGTTGAGTAAAACTTCTTTGGAAGAAAGACAGCAAAGGTATTTAGACGCCATAGGTACTTCGGCAGATAACCTCTTGGTGATTATCAATGATATTTTAGATATATCGAAAATTGAGGCTGGTAAACTGGAGCTCGAAAATGTAGGCTTTGACCTTTGTAAACTTATTCGTCATTTAGTATTTACCCTTGGTTACAAAGCCGAAGAAAAAGGCATTGGTTTGTATGCCAACATAGATGACAACATGCACCCCATTGTATTGGGCGACTCGGTACGACTGCACCAAATATTGCTCAACTTGCTCAACAATGCCATTAAATTTACCGATGTGGGTAAAGTAATCATCAGTACATCTTTGGTAGAAGCCAACCCTGATACTCAAACCGTTTGTTTTGAGGTAAGCGATACCGGGCGAGGAATCAAAGCCGAAAATATAGAAGCTGTTTTTGAGAGTTTTACTCAAGAAGATGCCAGCATTACCCGCAAATTTGGTGGTTCGGGTTTAGGACTCGCCATAGGCAGACAGCTGGTAGAGTTGTTTGGGGGCAAACTCACGGTAACAAGCGAATACAGCAAAGGTACTACGTTCTCGTTTACGCTTACTTTCAAAAAAGAAACCCTGGATGCCATTGCCCCAGTACATGAGGTAACCCAGGAAGGAGAAAAAATCTTACAGGGAAAAAAAGTGTTACTGGCAGAAGACAACCAAATGAACCAGTTTTTGGCAACTACTATTCTGGAAGAGTGGGGAGTGATAGTGGAGGTAGCCGAAGATGGCAAACAAGCCATTGAAAAATTTAGCGAAAATAAGTACGACTTGATTTTGATGGATATGCAAATGCCCATTATGGATGGACTGGAAGCCACCCGTATTATTCGTCAGCAATTAAGGTCTACAGTGCCTATTATTGCGCTTACTGCCAATGCCATCAAGGGCGATCGACAGAGGTGCATAGAGGTGGGAATGAACGACTATTTACCCAAGCCATTTGCCCAAAAAGATTTGCAGGAAAAAATATTGCTTAACCTCAATTTACCTACCAAAACACTTGTCCAGGAGCCCGTAGTAAATAAGCCAAATGAGGAGCTTATCCAGCTCTACAGTTTAAGCA
This window of the Microscilla marina ATCC 23134 genome carries:
- a CDS encoding PAS domain-containing hybrid sensor histidine kinase/response regulator, with product MIQKNDVLDDITTLYELSLSIGSSLNLYENCEHFLTTLLSRKNLDFASVWLKKSLIKPQQADGHNLMTVFALPVSKNGQEELSADHFLPVKTTQLPYFSYHVTDKEFTDCIQENNIVKGAYAIYQLGNIGFMKLYSARWQKALSTTELNKLKAVIDKFTVSLEGCLSHQRSIYEAKSRLKMEKQLHEKDMLYRTMVEKLQDGLIITTPESDIIFANPRMEELSGYKLSEMLHRKTYELFIAEDKQVLLNEKLQGRREGRSDKYEIEQVRKDGTCWQSLVNATPYYNDANEMIGIMALVTDITHQKNAEARLKKSEQDHRLLFNKNPHPMLIFATDNLQILAVNDTMVEKYGYTKEDFAQMSLRDLCWAEDIPCLEANLNQAKDVTRSRHCLKDGTLINVDISGRDILYNNQAARLVLIQDVTEKLKAENELQLTSSRLKALLQNMQAGILLEDAQRKVALANPVFCDMFDVPVPPEELKGLDCAPFAELSKGFFTNSDTFISVINDILTARNIVLGEELELVDGRVYERDYIPVFSNEEYLGHLWQYRDVSNKKKAQKVLIQARKKAEESSLAKERFLANMSHEIRTPLNAIIGMQRLLSKTSLEERQQRYLDAIGTSADNLLVIINDILDISKIEAGKLELENVGFDLCKLIRHLVFTLGYKAEEKGIGLYANIDDNMHPIVLGDSVRLHQILLNLLNNAIKFTDVGKVIISTSLVEANPDTQTVCFEVSDTGRGIKAENIEAVFESFTQEDASITRKFGGSGLGLAIGRQLVELFGGKLTVTSEYSKGTTFSFTLTFKKETLDAIAPVHEVTQEGEKILQGKKVLLAEDNQMNQFLATTILEEWGVIVEVAEDGKQAIEKFSENKYDLILMDMQMPIMDGLEATRIIRQQLRSTVPIIALTANAIKGDRQRCIEVGMNDYLPKPFAQKDLQEKILLNLNLPTKTLVQEPVVNKPNEELIQLYSLSKLDKMMSGNKTHIKKMLEMFVNDTPALVQDMQQALVSSDIQTVGKLAHKVKSSIDILDVKDLGKVVREIETLAKEYPQSERIPLLIRSFSSILKQVVIALQNDPMFQE
- a CDS encoding sigma-54-dependent transcriptional regulator translates to METSKIFVVEDDDWYAKILMYTLSLNPDYEVIRFKSAKEVLASLHLKPSIITLDYSLPDTKGPKLLKQLKERLPDVPVVVVSGQEDITTAVSLLKEGAYDYIVKDENTKENLWKVIHHIRDHISLKKQIDDLREEVERKYTFDKIIKGNSPAIQRVFRLMEKATSNNITVSITGETGTGKELVAKAIHYNSNQKKKSFVAVNVAAIPKELIESELFGHEKGAFTGAVARRIGKFEEAHKGTLFLDEIGEMDLNMQAKLLRVLQERELSRVGGNELVKIDVRLIVATHKNLLEEVQQNNFREDLYYRLLGLPIVVPPLRERGSDIILLAKYFVEQFCKENKMPPLKISPEVNKKLLQYPFPGNIRELKAMAELAAVMANGDTIYPEDITFNTTRNTADFLLNETTLREYNQMILRYFLQKYDNNVLLVAQKLDIGKSTIYRMIKNGEVGVG
- a CDS encoding FIST signal transduction protein, giving the protein MYIAPTSIEQMLQPIIQQSDKDKSKTWLLMFGEQDLPDITQLIQVLNTHHISFFGGVFPGVVFQEKKYERGLVAEQLPANIDLLLVQELDSPDFEIGFLPNIVTCNDALSALVLVDGLTANIASFLRRLYDIYGDNVNYMGGGAGSLTLEQMPCVFNQEGIFQDAAIVAFTRSSSSLGIRHGWQKIVEPFLATNTTNNVISELNWGNAFEVYRDVVEESSGERLLQNSFFDIAKGYPFGITKEGLEVVVRDPIMVNAQGDLVCVGEVPQNASLAILKGDKQNLIKAAKEAAEACDNSRQSLCMVFDCISRVLFLEDDFDKELQAVKKGLGNPAQLLGALTLGEISSYGDGYIEFFNKTIVVGALHT